A single window of Pungitius pungitius chromosome 20, fPunPun2.1, whole genome shotgun sequence DNA harbors:
- the LOC119194658 gene encoding uncharacterized protein LOC119194658, with protein MSTQSRTKASKEEADKKRVLNFWKAQDPKTVTSAEVRPTAHLNTPSQNPDAAVSASVDPTMTTNNGHPQQLPLPQSYREHSPSRQRGSVHQHPPLLVRNTGQTGYVPWGHRDLETLVASLPPLKRGANLWVRRMEELTANDRLSLGEVRALLVRAEGTAKLAQVEAMADTAHRADADSFNSHRGRFWQALRDIWPTKLDTSALIGMEKKAGEEMYLYLQRAEEGWHEHTGGRHDRDEGTTWLWRRRVQEGLPQPVQAALKEVVGLGDMEDAMWRAHLVHHDQRHWAKKASSEEEIRMLTLQLLRLQVAQANEKKQEAKMQKRATEAKAPQQAPNTQPGAPADPYQPYPVAPAQPEFRYQWGYGPSHDPGSRENCYTCGQKGHWSRTCPRR; from the coding sequence ATGTCCACACAAAGCAGAACAAAAGCCTCCAAAGAGGAAGCGGACAAAAAGCGTGTGCTCAATTTTTGGAAAGCGCAGGACCCCAAAACCGTCACGTCAGCAGAGGTACGACCCACGGCCCACCTGAACACCCCGTCTCAAAACCCAGACGCCGCCGTCTCTGCGTCGGTGGATCCAACAATGACAACCAACAATGGCCACCCGCAACagctccccctccctcagtcGTACAGGGAACACAGCCCCTCCCGTCAGAGGGGCTCTGTTCACCAGCATCCCCCCCTGCTGGTGAGAAACACGGGCCAAACAGGCTATGTACCATGGGGACACCGGGACTTGGAGACCCTGGTAGCTTCTTTACCACCCCTTAAGAGGGGTGCGAACCTCTGGGTTCGACGGATGGAAGAGCTCACGGCGAACGACCGACTGTCGCTCGGAGAAGTGCGCGCCTTGCTGGTCCGCGCCGAAGGGACGGCTAAGCTCGCCCAAGTAGAAGCCATGGCCGACACCGCCCACAGAGCCGACGCAGATTCTTTTAATTCCCACCGAGGAAGGTTCTGGCAGGCCCTACGAGACATCTGGCCTACTAAACTAGACACGTCCGCCCTCATCGGGATGGAGAAAAAAGCGGGGGAGGAAATGTATCTGTacctgcaaagagcagaggaaggCTGGCACGAACACACGGGAGGGAGACACGACCGCGATGAAGGCACCACTTGGCTCTGGCGTCGCAGGGTGCAAGAAGGTTTGCCGCAACCGGTGCAGGCCGCTCTAAAGGAAGTGGTGGGACTGGGCGACATGGAGGATGCCATGTGGAGAGCGCACCTCGTTCATCATGACCAAAGACACTGGGCGAAGAAAGCAAGCAGCGAAGAAGAAATAAGGATGCTGACACTACAACTGCTGAGATTGCAGGTAGCCCAAgccaatgaaaagaaacaagaggCCAAAATGCAGAAGAGAGCAACAGAGGCCAAAGCGCCACAACAGGCCCCAAACACCCAGCCAGGAGCACCTGCAGACCCGTATCAGCCTTACCCAGTGGCCCCCGCCCAGCCAGAGTTTCGCTACCAATGGGGGTACGGGCCATCACATGACCCAGGAAGCAGAGAGAACTGCTACACATGCGGCCAGAAAGGACACTGGTCCAGAACCTGCCccagaagatga